Genomic segment of Malus domestica chromosome 15, GDT2T_hap1:
AATGCACCAAACAGAAGTAGGAAGCAGAGAAAGCAGCGGGCAAGACTGGACTAAAGCATTAGTAATATATTCTGAAAAATATAAACAACTCAATTTTTATCTTCTAAACTTTCAGAATACGTATCTTCTTTCAGACTTGTGTTCTCCCTTGACAGTTGACACACATATACATGCACATGCTTTATTCATACTGCACGGATCAACCTTAAATTTCAGTTAGACACCCATCGCCAATAATGAATATATTGTCACAAGGTTAAGGATACGGACTCCAACTTCGTAATTTCCATTTGGCAGAGCTGTACAGTGCAATGCATCATCAATATCCTTGCATCCTGCAGAAACAAGAAGCAAGGTGGAAAAAAATTACACCACAGAAAACAgcataaataataagaaagcAGGAAGAGGGGGAACAACAAACACAAAAAGATTTAATCTATGGGTCATATACCAGGAGGATCAACACTAAAGACACGCAATTGTCGCAAATCCTGTCTAATAGGATTTGCCAAATCTTCAGAAGACACAAACCATGGTAGCGGTGGCAAGCATgcaagaacttgagaagaaaaagGTCTTGTATTTATATCATTCTCAATCAAGACCACCTGCAACATCCAAAGAGCTAAATTAGTGTCACTGCCATCTAAACTTCAATTGATTGGATGTTCAAATAGCGCGCAATGTCTTTAGCCTTTGtttcttttggaaaaaaaaaattagaaatactAACACAATAGGAAACTAAAAGATAGAtgttcaaacaaacaaatgcaaacaACTGAACCCCTTCCAACGTACCTCAGTCTCAGTATCTTTATCACCTATTACTCCTATGGTTCGTACATAATGGCCAGAAGGATACCGAGACAAATGGTCCCATGAATCAACTGCCACAATAATTCTCTTATCCATCAGATTCTCAAGCTGTCGAGTTTGAATTCGAATCTTTGGAATCCTTCGATCTTTTGAGACAAATAAAGCATGGGCAATACCACCACCACCCGCAGGCTTAGCCATGGGCTCCAAAGATCCACAATAACTGCATGAATATCAATTTATATCAGAAAACAGAGCCAACTAGAAAAGAAATTCACAATAAACATCTCTGCAAGTGCAAATTAAGTGTGAGAAATGAGAATCTACAAACATCCGGGTAGGGTGGGATGTTAATATAGCACAACAATCACTTGCATACCCACAGACAACTGAAAGGTATCGCATTTTTTACTACCTACTTAAATGAAGAAACATCTTTCAGCCAAATAATAACTAAATAAGATACCACTTATGTCAGCAAGACAAAAATGCTTCATAAAACCTATGAAGTCGACTTACGAATGCCAATTCCGCTTTATAATACCAACAACACGGCCAGATGGTCGATTTTGGACAGGTTCTGTTACTCCAGCAGAGCCTTGGGCAGCTATAGTCCTAGGAGCATCATCAGCACTGCCTGGAACCAGATGAacatcttcttcctcatcctctgCAAGGTAGTACAAAATATACCAATTACGAGAATTAAACGAGAAGAAAAAATGcctgagggggagagagagagagagagagagggagagagagaagagatgtTTTTCAGCTTTCTACCTGAAAAAAGTAACTACAAATTAATTTATAACTAAGACCTAAAGCTACCTAAAAACATCAATTCAGACTTATAGTTACCAACCAAGCCTGACCTTCATAAAATTACATTATATGCATACATATCGTTAATTATTTATTACATACCTTCATCTGCTAAAGCTAGAGACTTCTCCTCATGCCATTGATCTTGCGGCAGAAGCTCAACTGCCACTATATCACCATCAAAAGCCCTATTCATATTTGTACGTCCATATATTATAATTTCATCACCAATGCTCTCACTTCCAACATATGCTTCAAAGGGGTTGTAACGATTAACTCGAAGTTTTCCTTGATGGTATATGCCACGATGCAAGCCAGAAGTAATTTCAGACATGGGCTTATGCTGAAAGAGAAGATAGAAAGAAACTGGTAAGAACAACATTTGTTTCATAAAACTTATAACACCACCTAAACGCATGAATGCATAGCCAGTTGCAATACCTCTGAGTAGATGACTTTCCTTTTTGATGGTCTCAAATCTTCAGTGTCCTCCATCTTTACATCTTCGGATGCAGGCTGCACGAGAAGGTCGAGCAATTCTGGCCTACTTAATGACCTCACATATGATTCAACTGAAGACAAGACAATAATTTCCAAGAAAGTAATTCCATTAAATTTCTGTCAGGATGAtgtaaaactgaaaataaaaacattCAAATTATGTGGATACTAAACTTGAAGGGAAGGTCTAGAACATCAGAAATGCTGTCAAAATACTAGGATAGCAAACATAAACAGACCTGTCTCTGCAGAAATTCCCTCTTCAATAGCCTTCCTCTTATTCTCTTTATCATTGGTTATAAGTAAAACCTTAGCTGAACCAGCAAGATGAGTTTGATACCATTGAGCAGCTACCCGAATTGCTGAACAACAATTTATCGAGTGAGAAAAGATACATACCACACAACAAACCAAATTCCATAACAAGCAAGTGGATACTTGTATTCAAGTATTGCAAATAACATAGAcacaaaaaatgaagaagaactATACAAAAAGCATATCATGAAGAATAAGGTTTCATAATAACGACATGAGCAAACCTCTATCATTTCGATCATTTTTGCTTTCTCCGCTCATGTCTGTAACATAAGTATCCCTGAACATAGCACCAgtcaacaaaaatcaaaatagGCGCCTAAAATCGACAATATCAAAATCAACCTATCTACAATGAACAAATGTACGCATTTTAACATAAATAAGTAGAATTTTCATTTAGGGGTAGAACATACTTGTGGTGTTCGTTTGAAAAGACGAAAAATTTCCTCAAAGAATTGCTGCACAGAGCTCTAACTCTATTGTAAACAGACAAGTTCCTGTTTTTAACCTCTTCCAACACAATCGAAAGCACAACCACATCGTCTATTGCCGGATTTTCAATCAAATCAATCTGCAAACCAACACAGCTCGAAATCATTCGTTCATTCATTCGCAATTAGAAAACAAATTAAtaacgaaaaaaaaatgaactgtAAGAAATTCTAACCTGATGAAGGACGACATTGGTATCGAAGATGAGAATGGTGGAAGCGGTAGGGCTCAATCGAGCTCCGGACGTATCGCAAACTTTGCATACCGGAGCTCCACAGTAAATATCGTGCCGGAGATAGTGCTCTCTCACGACCTGAAAATCGAAGCACAACGAAATCAAAAACCCTACTTGGCTTAAACCCTAAATTGGAAAAACAGCAGCGCAAAGAGgaagggttagggtttttggggACCTTGGTGATTTTGCCGCCTCTGGTTCTCTTGACGAATGACTTGTTCTGCAACATGTTTCGGCCTCCCTGATACGTGCGACGGCGTCGTTTTCGGTTGCTAGTGAAGTGGCGAGTGAACTGGAATGGGACTGCCGCGAGAGAGATATACGAGCGGCGGCTTCGAGTGGTTTTACTTCTACATCCTCCGGTTTGACCGTTACGGCGTAGGGCAACGAACTAGTTCACACTTTAGCtaaattgatttaaaatttaatttaattgctGAGCAGATCAAAATAACGCACTGCCATTCTAAAAATTTTATtctacatttttttataaatgtatttttatttctaattataaaaaatttggagtgcaaaatgaaattttttttaatactaataacaattcccttaaaATATGGACGTTATCTATTGATTTTCATGATGAAAACTTTATCATTTGAACCATTGAGATTTAAAGATTAATCATTTCGACTACTTTTTTAAGTATCGAGATTTTAAAATTGATCATTCCaactaatttttttgaagtgtttagtatttttttatatattgatTTTCATGATGAAAACTTTATCATTTGAACCATTGAGATTTAAAGATTAATCATTTCGACTACTTTTTTAAGTATCGGGATTTTAAAATTGATCATtccaactaatttttttttgaagtgttta
This window contains:
- the LOC103400977 gene encoding exosome complex exonuclease RRP44 homolog A, coding for MLQNKSFVKRTRGGKITKVVREHYLRHDIYCGAPVCKVCDTSGARLSPTASTILIFDTNVVLHQIDLIENPAIDDVVVLSIVLEEVKNRNLSVYNRVRALCSNSLRKFFVFSNEHHKDTYVTDMSGESKNDRNDRAIRVAAQWYQTHLAGSAKVLLITNDKENKRKAIEEGISAETVESYVRSLSRPELLDLLVQPASEDVKMEDTEDLRPSKRKVIYSEHKPMSEITSGLHRGIYHQGKLRVNRYNPFEAYVGSESIGDEIIIYGRTNMNRAFDGDIVAVELLPQDQWHEEKSLALADEEDEEEDVHLVPGSADDAPRTIAAQGSAGVTEPVQNRPSGRVVGIIKRNWHSYCGSLEPMAKPAGGGGIAHALFVSKDRRIPKIRIQTRQLENLMDKRIIVAVDSWDHLSRYPSGHYVRTIGVIGDKDTETEVVLIENDINTRPFSSQVLACLPPLPWFVSSEDLANPIRQDLRQLRVFSVDPPGCKDIDDALHCTALPNGNYEVGVHIADVTNFVHSGTPLDDEASQRGTSVYLVERRIDMLPKPLTEDICSLRADVERLAFSVIWEMTAEAEIISTGYTKSVIKSCAALSYIEAQARMDDSRLLDPLTTDLRNMNSLAKIMRARRIERGALTLASAEVKFEIDTETHDPLDIGMYQIREANQMVEEFMLAANVSVAEKILKHFPLCSLLRRHPSPTREMLEPLLRTAAAIGLNLDVSSSKALADSLDSAVGDDPYFNKLIRILATRCMTQAVYFCSGDLSPPEYLHYGLAASLYTHFTSPIRRYADVITHRLLAASLGIYKLPTIFQDGPRLTSIADNLNYRHRNAQMASRASVELHTVIFFKKRPTDTEARIVRIRSNGFFVFVPKYGIEGPVYLTPRGEKGGGEWYVDEQQQKIRKMDGSISYSVLQTVFIHMEIVEPQPNRPKLQLSLV